In Lathyrus oleraceus cultivar Zhongwan6 unplaced genomic scaffold, CAAS_Psat_ZW6_1.0 chrUn1211, whole genome shotgun sequence, a single window of DNA contains:
- the LOC127115133 gene encoding cytochrome f: MDRELSNLPNLIVEIFRIKDCTMQTRNAFSWIKKEITRSISVLLMIYIITRAPISNAYPIFAQQGYENPREATGRIVCANCHLANKPVDIEVPQAVLPDTVFEAVVRIPYDMQVKQVLANGKKGALNVGAVLILPEGFELAPPHRLSPQIKEKIGNLSFQSYRPTKKNILVIGPVPGKKYSEITFPILSPDPATKRDVYFLKYPLYVGGNRGRGQIYPDGSKSNNNVSNATATGVVNKIIRKEKGGYEITIVDASDGREVIDIIPPGPELLVSEGESIKLDQPLTSNPNVGGFGQGDAEIVLQDPLRVQGLLLFLASIILAQIFLVLKKKQFEKVQLSEMNF; this comes from the coding sequence ATGGATAGGGAACTGAGTAACCTACCTAATCTTATTGTAGAAATTTTCAGGATCAAGGATTGTACCATGCAAACTAGAAATGCTTTTTCTTGGATAAAGAAAGAGATTACTCGATCTATTTCCGTATTGCTCATGATCTATATAATAACTCGAGCACCCATTTCAAATGCATATCCCATTTTTGCCCAACAAGGTTATGAAAATCCTCGAGAAGCTACCGGCCGGATTGTATGTGCTAATTGCCATTTAGCTAATAAGCCCGTAGATATTGAGGTTCCACAAGCGGTACTTCCCGATACTGTATTTGAAGCAGTTGTTCGAATTCCTTATGATATGCAAGTGAAACAAGTTCTTGCTAATGGGAAAAAGGGGGCTTTGAATGTAGGAGCTGTTCTTATTTTACCAGAGGGTTTTGAATTGGCCCCTCCTCATCGTCTTTCGCCCCAGATTAAAGAAAAGATAGGTAATTTGTCTTTTCAAAGCTATCGTCCCACAAAAAAAAATATTCTTGTCATAGGCCCCGTTCCTGGGAAAAAATATAGTGAAATTACCTTTCCTATTCTTTCTCCGGATCCTGCTACTAAGAGAGATGTTTACTTCTTAAAATATCCTCTATACGTAGGCGGGAACAGGGGAAGGGGTCAGATTTATCCCGACGGAAGCAAGAGTAATAATAATGTTTCTAATGCTACAGCAACAGGTGTAGTAAACAAAATAATACGAAAAGAAAAAGGTGGATATGAAATAACGATAGTAGATGCATCAGATGGACGTGAAGTGATTGATATTATACCGCCAGGACCAGAACTTCTTGTTTCAGAGGGTGAATCTATCAAACTTGATCAACCATTAACGAGTAATCCTAATGTGGGTGGATTTGGTCAGGGGGATGCAGAAATAGTGCTTCAAGATCCATTACGTGTCCAAGGTCTCTTGCTCTTCTTGGCATCTATTATTTTGGCACAAATCTTTTTGGTTCTTAAAAAGAAACAATTTGAGAAGGTTCAATTGTCCGAAATGAATTTTTAG
- the LOC127115134 gene encoding chloroplast envelope membrane protein has product MAKKKAFIPLLCLTSIVFLPWCISFTFKKSLESWITHWYNTKESEIFLNTIQEKSILKKFLEFEELFLLDEMLKEYPETRLQNLRIEIYKETIQLIQTNNQDHIHTILHFCTNIICFLILSVYSIRGNQELIILNSWVQEFLYNLSDTIKAFSILFLIEFCVGYHSTGGWELMIGSVYKDFGFIPNDHIISFLVSILPAILDTIFKYWIFRYLNRVSPSLVLIYDSIPFQE; this is encoded by the coding sequence ATGGCAAAAAAGAAAGCATTCATTCCCCTTCTATGTCTTACATCTATAGTCTTTTTGCCCTGGTGCATCTCTTTTACATTTAAGAAAAGTCTGGAATCTTGGATTACTCATTGGTACAATACGAAAGAATCCGAAATTTTCTTGAATACTATTCAAGAAAAAAGTATTTTAAAGAAATTCCTAGAGTTCGAGGAACTGTTCCTCTTGGATGAAATGCTAAAGGAATATCCGGAAACACGTTTACAAAACCTTCGTATCGAAATCTACAAAGAGACCATCCAATTGATCCAGACGAACAACCAAGATCATATCCATACGATTTTGCATTTCTGTACAAATATAATATGTTTCCTTATTCTAAGTGTTTATTCTATTAGGGGTAATCAAGAACTCATTATTCTTAACTCTTGGGTTCAAGAATTTCTATATAATTTAAGTGACACAATCAAAGCTTTTTCTATTCTTTTCTTAATTGAGTTCTGTGTAGGATACCATTCGACTGGTGGTTGGGAACTAATGATTGGGTCTGTGTATAAAGATTTTGGATTTATTCCGAATGATCATATTATATCTTTTCTTGTTTCTATTTTGCCAGCCATTTTAGATACAATTTTTAAATACTGGATTTTCCGTTATTTAAATCGTGTATCTCCGTCGCTTGTATTGATTTATGATTCAATTCCATTCCAGGAATGA